A region from the Vicia villosa cultivar HV-30 ecotype Madison, WI linkage group LG3, Vvil1.0, whole genome shotgun sequence genome encodes:
- the LOC131656875 gene encoding NAP1-related protein 2-like: MVADKSKKLKVSEKGDNAEEIDGELVLSIEKLQEMQDELEKINEEASDKVLEIEQKYNEIRKPLYDQRNDLIKSIPDFWLTAFLSHPALGELLNDEDQKIFKHLSSLEVEDHKDVKSGYSITFNFNPNPYFEDTKLVKTFTFLEEGTTKVTATPIKWKEGKNIPNGVSQEKKGKKRAAADISFFTWFSDPEEKEDLDDLINDEVAELIKDDLWPNPLNYFNSEDPDEAEDDDDEAGDTGKDDDEDSEDDDGDDDEEEDE; this comes from the exons atggTGGCCGACAAGAGCAAGAAGCTTAAGGTTTCTGAAAAGGGCGACAACGCCGAGGAAATAGACGGAGAACTTGTCCTCTCCATTGAAAAGTTGCAGGAAATGCAAGATGAGCTCGAAAAG ATCAATGAGGAGGCTAGTGATAAAGTTCTGGAAATAGAGCAGAAGTACAACGAGATAAGGAAGCCGCTGTATGATCAGCGCAATGATCTTATCAAGTCTATTCCTGATTTCTGGTTGACTGCT TTTTTGAGCCATCCTGCTCTTGGTGAACTTTTGAACGATGAAGATCAGAAG ATATTTAAGCATTTAAGTTCTCTTGAGGTTGAAGATCATAAAGATGTTAAATCAGGCTATTCAATCACCTTC AACTTTAATCCTAATCCCTATTTTGAGGATACAAAGCTTGTAAAGACTTTTACCTTCCTTGAAGAAGGAACAACAAAGGTTACTGCTACTCCCATTAAATGGAAAGAGGGCAAG AACATTCCAAATGGAGTTAGCCAAGAGAAGAAAGGGAAAAAGCGGGCTGCTGCTGATATCAG TTTCTTTACCTGGTTTAGTGACCCCGAAGAGAAAGAAGATTTGGATGACCTCATTAATGATGAG GTTGCAGAACTAATCAAGGATGATTTATGGCCAAATCCACTTAATTATTTCAACAGC GAGGACCCTGATGAAGCAGAAGATGACGATGATGAAGCTGGTGATACG GGAAAGGACGACGacgaagactctgaagacgatgatggtgatgatgacgAAGAGGAGGATGAATAG
- the LOC131659319 gene encoding auxin response factor 17-like, which yields MAQQQQFCNVDPRIWQECAGDSFTVPKLHSRVYYFPIGHLDHSPITPTTQTLSLIHPIILCTLSSVDFLADLETDQIFAKLLLTPVIDATVVPPVEASNQEDNGDRVVSYAKTLTTSDANNKGSFYVPRACADSIFLPLDLTTPSPSQELSVTYVCGVVWTICHVHRGNPERYLFTTGWNAFVKKKHLVVGDTLVFIKNSARKIFVGIRRHNMSAAASKITEKTVINAVELAKKNTPFEVMCYPTVDGFVLWWKMKL from the coding sequence ATggctcaacaacaacaattctgCAATGTAGATCCAAGAATATGGCAAGAATGTGCAGGAGATTCTTTCACTGTTCCTAAACTCCATTCTAGAGTTTATTATTTTCCTATTGGTCATTTAGACCATTCTCCTataacccctaccactcaaactcTCTCCCTCATCCACCCAATCATTCTCTGCACTCTCTCCTCTGTTGATTTTCTTGCAGATCTTGAAACTGATCAAATCTTTGCAAAACTACTCCTCACTCCCGTCATTGACGCAactgttgttcctcctgttgagGCTAGCAATCAAGAAGACAATGGTGATCGTGTCGTTTCATATGCAAAGACTCTAACTACGTCTGATGCTAACAATAAGGGTTCATTCTATGTACCTCGGGCCTGCGCCGACTCAATCTTTTTGCCGCTTGACTTGACAACTCCATCGCCATCTCAAGAACTTTCTGTCACTTATGTTTGCGGTGTTGTCTGGACCATTTGCCACGTCCATCGCGGGAATCCCGAGCGATACCTATTCACCACCGGCTGGAATGCATTTGTTAAGAAGAAGCATCTTGTCGTCGGAGATACCCTTGTTTTCATTAAAAACTCGGCTAGAAAGATATTTGTTGGAATCCGCCGCCACAATATGTCTGCGGCCGCGAGTAAAATAACGGAAAAGACAGTTATCAATGCGGTAGAATTGGCTAAGAAGAATACACCATTTGAAGTCATGTGTTATCCGACGGTGGATGGTTTTGTTTTGTGGTGGAAGATGAAGTTGTGA